One segment of Pelecanus crispus isolate bPelCri1 chromosome 2, bPelCri1.pri, whole genome shotgun sequence DNA contains the following:
- the LOC142592877 gene encoding LOW QUALITY PROTEIN: endogenous retroviral envelope protein HEMO-like (The sequence of the model RefSeq protein was modified relative to this genomic sequence to represent the inferred CDS: inserted 2 bases in 1 codon) produces the protein MASKRNKKCPPQILLGLVYNLTFECAPQGLWWLCGNGRARKGLPENWDGACTISYLMPHEKIFNNQKPLSGILRTPWTRIKWMANPLIIKPTGYDSFVRWLIPSLGVSELEKAIVNISATLEQIENAAVDALKNLQTEVSSLSEVVLQNRLALDXAKDGGVCTILNISCCAYINKEKEIETDLSQIWEKTKILHQVTQDDTSWGFTELLGKLTSWLPNLTWLKWLFVTIIIIIALSIVLCITGRCALWCLQSMGDSYSEWKKNQIR, from the exons ATGGCTTCCAAACG GAATAAGAAATGTCCGCCTCAAATCTTGTTAGGACTAGTGTATAACCTAACCTTTGAATGTGCTCCTCAAGGACTCTGGTGGCTGTGTGGTAATGGACGAGCAAGGAAAGGATTACCTGAGAATTGGGATGGTGCCTGTACTATAAGTTACCTAATGCCCCATGAAAAGATATTTAACAACCAGAAGCCGTTATCTGGAATCCTGAGAACTCCATGGACTAGGATTAAGTGGATGGCAAACCCCCTAATAATAAAACCCACAGGTTATGACAGTTTTGTGAGATGGTTAATACCATCTTTAGGGGTAAGTGAGTTAGAAAAAGCCATTGTGAACATTTCAGCCACTTTAGAGCAAATTGAAAATGCCGCAGTTGATGCATTAAAGAATTTGCAGACAGAAGTCTCCTCCTTGAGCGAAGTGGTTTTGCAAAATCGATTGGCTTTAGA TGCTAAGGATGGAGGTGTGTGCACCATCCTTAATATCAGCTGTTGTGCAtacataaataaagaaaaggagattGAAACAGATCTTTCCCAAATttgggaaaagacaaaaatcctaCATCAGGTAACCCAAGATGATACCTCTTGGGGTTTCACTGAACTACTGGGAAAGTTGACCTCCTGGTTACCAAACTTAACATGGCTAAAGTGGTTGTTTGTCactataataataatcataGCTTTATCCATAGTCCTTTGTATAACAGGCCGGTGTGCCTTGTGGTGTCTCCAGAGTATGGGGGATTCCTACAGCGAATGGAAGAAGAACCAAATTCGATGA